Proteins encoded together in one Planctomyces sp. SH-PL14 window:
- a CDS encoding SUMF1/EgtB/PvdO family nonheme iron enzyme: protein MKSELTSSNGVRLIRVPAGSFVMGSPGDEVGHAPWERQREVTLPSEFYLGATPVTRRQYEQVITSPKYAGCSWTEERSENDAAAGDAPVDSVGWRGATEFCTRLTRIDRDAGLLSQDCEYRLPTETEWEYACRAGTSGPAYGPLDSIAWHLGNSSDRPHPVGQKAPNPWGFHDMLGNVWELCQDWYSEKRQLRAGRGGSYFNTRRSCRAAARSFYAWGGRYSGFRLAAAPVRPFELCPPIEDYPAPSARPSLWDAFEARDFALAERIVADDSDQLEGVDWVPPTLHACIYGDLPEALEWVLDHGANIERREQDYGATPLTTAVVHRHKKIVRTLVARGADTTGVMDVALRGLAGGFEDLPPPEAYREIVELLQELGVN from the coding sequence ATGAAGTCCGAACTGACAAGTTCGAACGGCGTCCGCCTGATCCGGGTGCCCGCGGGCTCGTTTGTCATGGGAAGCCCAGGCGACGAGGTTGGACACGCCCCCTGGGAGCGACAGCGCGAGGTCACGCTCCCCAGTGAGTTCTATCTCGGCGCGACGCCGGTGACGCGGAGACAGTACGAGCAGGTCATCACCTCTCCGAAGTACGCTGGCTGCTCTTGGACGGAAGAACGCTCCGAGAACGATGCGGCGGCCGGGGACGCTCCCGTCGACTCGGTCGGCTGGCGCGGGGCGACCGAATTCTGCACCCGGCTCACCCGGATCGACCGAGATGCCGGCCTTCTCAGCCAGGACTGCGAGTATCGGCTCCCGACCGAAACAGAATGGGAATATGCGTGCCGGGCCGGGACATCGGGGCCCGCGTACGGCCCGCTCGATTCCATTGCCTGGCATCTCGGGAACTCGAGCGATCGCCCGCATCCGGTCGGCCAGAAGGCCCCCAATCCCTGGGGATTCCATGACATGCTGGGGAATGTCTGGGAATTGTGCCAGGACTGGTATTCGGAGAAGAGGCAGCTGCGGGCCGGCCGCGGCGGCAGCTACTTCAACACCCGGAGGAGCTGCCGCGCGGCGGCCCGTTCCTTCTACGCGTGGGGCGGCCGCTACAGCGGCTTTCGCCTCGCCGCCGCTCCGGTCCGACCGTTCGAGTTATGCCCTCCGATCGAAGACTACCCTGCCCCGTCGGCACGACCTTCACTGTGGGACGCGTTCGAAGCGAGGGATTTCGCTCTGGCGGAGCGGATCGTGGCGGACGATTCCGACCAGCTGGAAGGGGTCGACTGGGTTCCCCCCACGTTGCACGCCTGCATCTACGGAGACCTGCCCGAAGCCCTCGAGTGGGTGCTCGACCACGGCGCCAATATCGAACGGCGCGAGCAGGACTATGGCGCAACACCGCTCACAACCGCCGTCGTCCATCGCCACAAGAAGATCGTCCGGACTCTTGTGGCCCGCGGCGCCGACACGACCGGCGTAATGGACGTTGCACTCCGCGGTTTGGCCGGCGGCTTCGAAGATCTCCCCCCTCCCGAGGCCTATCGGGAGATCGTCGAACTCCTTCAGGAGCTGGGCGTCAATTAG
- a CDS encoding DUF1559 domain-containing protein — protein sequence MLRSPLRARHGFTLIELLVVIAIIAVLVAILLPAVQQAREAARRTGCLNNLKQIGIGLHSYAETYTIFPPSHCIGLGPGGGWSIHARLLPYMEQTATFLKADLSVSYSAEPNVSNLISEKRVPVYVCPSEVKSIPRIGPPNHFPPNYAFNGGTWKMFTHAADLNAGGTAGNGAFAPNSNFSSKDFTDGMSNTLGFSEVKAYTPNIGNGQEGTDTIPDSISSYTAGTLSANGHTEWVDGKVHEAGFTTTFTPNTVTLISSTPVDGDFISCREKGAACAGKPIYAAVTARSYHVGLVNVLFMDGAIRAVSENIARPTWQQLGARNDGQRLGEY from the coding sequence ATGCTGCGTTCCCCGCTTCGCGCCCGCCACGGCTTCACCCTGATCGAACTGCTGGTCGTCATCGCCATCATCGCGGTCCTTGTCGCCATCCTCCTCCCGGCCGTCCAGCAGGCCCGCGAAGCCGCCCGCCGCACCGGATGCCTCAACAACCTTAAGCAGATCGGCATCGGCCTCCACAGCTACGCCGAGACCTACACGATCTTCCCGCCGAGCCACTGCATCGGCCTCGGACCGGGGGGCGGCTGGTCGATCCACGCCCGCCTGCTCCCGTACATGGAACAGACCGCCACCTTCCTCAAGGCGGACCTGTCCGTCAGCTACTCCGCGGAACCGAACGTCAGCAACCTGATCAGCGAGAAGCGGGTTCCGGTCTACGTCTGCCCCAGCGAGGTGAAGTCGATTCCCCGCATCGGCCCTCCGAACCACTTCCCGCCGAACTACGCCTTCAACGGCGGCACCTGGAAGATGTTCACCCACGCCGCCGACCTTAACGCCGGCGGCACGGCGGGGAACGGCGCCTTCGCTCCGAACAGCAATTTCTCGAGCAAGGACTTCACGGACGGGATGAGCAACACGCTCGGCTTCTCCGAGGTCAAGGCTTATACGCCGAACATCGGCAACGGACAGGAAGGGACCGACACGATCCCGGACTCGATCTCGTCCTACACGGCGGGAACGCTGAGCGCCAACGGCCACACGGAGTGGGTCGACGGCAAGGTCCACGAGGCGGGCTTCACGACCACCTTCACCCCCAACACGGTCACGTTGATCTCGTCGACGCCGGTCGATGGCGACTTCATCTCCTGCCGCGAAAAGGGAGCGGCCTGCGCTGGCAAGCCGATCTACGCGGCGGTCACCGCCCGCAGCTACCACGTCGGCCTCGTGAACGTCCTCTTCATGGACGGCGCGATCCGCGCCGTCTCGGAGAACATCGCCCGTCCGACATGGCAGCAGCTTGGAGCGCGAAACGACGGCCAGCGCCTCGGCGAGTACTGA
- a CDS encoding DUF1501 domain-containing protein: protein MWNVFGSGSSRLCDRRSRRDVLRVGVYPTIKLTRLDDRRSLKRSFDHLQRTGETQLVMDGMDDLEQQAYEMLSSTRAHDAFDIRKEPASILERYGDHAFSKMALLSRRFVQAGAGFVSIRMGSWDHHGNAGGTVTSGMKENAPPMDRAVATLLEDLQEQGLLETTLVLLWGEFGRTPRINNSQGRDHWPQAMSVLIAGGGLQPGRVIGATNRKGEFPIDRAVSPADILATVYRQIGIDPERQFPNGAGRPISILSHGKPLAELV, encoded by the coding sequence ATGTGGAACGTATTCGGCTCCGGCTCATCGCGGCTGTGTGACCGCCGTTCGCGGCGGGATGTCCTGCGTGTCGGCGTCTACCCGACGATCAAGCTGACCCGTCTCGATGACCGCCGCTCGCTGAAGCGATCCTTCGACCACCTCCAGCGGACCGGCGAAACGCAGCTCGTCATGGACGGCATGGACGACCTCGAGCAGCAGGCTTACGAGATGCTCAGCAGCACCCGGGCCCACGACGCGTTCGATATCCGGAAGGAACCCGCCTCGATCCTCGAACGCTACGGCGACCACGCCTTCTCCAAGATGGCCCTCCTGTCGCGGCGGTTCGTCCAAGCAGGGGCCGGCTTTGTCTCCATCCGCATGGGATCCTGGGACCATCACGGCAACGCGGGGGGAACAGTCACATCGGGGATGAAGGAGAACGCTCCGCCGATGGACCGCGCCGTCGCCACGCTCCTCGAAGACCTCCAGGAACAGGGCCTGCTCGAGACCACGCTCGTCCTGCTCTGGGGTGAGTTCGGCCGCACGCCGCGGATCAACAATTCGCAAGGCCGGGACCACTGGCCGCAGGCGATGTCGGTCCTGATCGCGGGCGGCGGCCTCCAGCCCGGCCGGGTGATCGGCGCCACGAACCGCAAGGGGGAATTCCCGATCGACCGTGCGGTCTCTCCGGCGGACATCCTGGCAACGGTCTACCGCCAGATCGGGATCGACCCGGAGCGCCAGTTCCCCAACGGCGCCGGCCGCCCGATCTCGATCCTCTCCCACGGCAAGCCGCTCGCGGAGCTTGTCTGA
- a CDS encoding FAD-dependent oxidoreductase: MFRLLHAKALIPIALLLLLGTSSSLPAADNFEADLIVYGGTSSGVIAAVQAKKMGKSVIVVGPDRHLGGLSSGGLGFTDTGNKGVIGGLSRDFYHRVWKAYQKPETWRWQKQSEYGNKGQGTPAIDGENRTMWIFEPHVAEQVFEDYVKEFQIPVHRDEWLDRAAGVKRAGSRITSITMLSGKTYTGKMFIDATYEGDLLAAAGVDYHVGREANSVYGEKWNGVQVGVLHHRHHFGAVKTPISPYVVPGDKTSGVLPRISTAPPGEYGAGDKRVQAYCYRYCATDHAENRIPFPKPEGYDPKQYELLVRVYEAGWRETFEKFDPIPNHKTDTNNHGPFSTDNIGMNYDYPEASYEQRQKILDEHCQYQQGWLYFVANDPRVPVEVREAMQKWGLPKDEFQDNGNWPHQIYVREARRMIGQFVMTENELTKKKPTPDSVGMGSYTIDSHNVQRYITPEGYVQNEGDIGVGISPYAIAYGSLLPKRGQCDNLVVTVCVSSSHIAFGSIRMEPVFMILGQSGATAAALAIDANQPVQNVAYSVLQKKLLEDGQVLEYATPAKQAAKGSIDLKTLSGVVVDDEDAQLTGDWQVSRASSKYVGDGYRHDGAAKDGKAAARFTAKLPEAGRYEVLLASPPNANRSSKVAVEVESAGGKKTVHVDQRKEPAEDAAFVSLGTYDFKADAPAVVTISNADSDGYVVIDAVQWVKR; encoded by the coding sequence ATGTTCCGTTTGCTTCACGCCAAAGCCCTCATCCCCATCGCCCTCCTGCTCCTCCTGGGCACCTCGTCCTCCCTCCCGGCTGCCGACAACTTCGAGGCGGACCTCATCGTTTACGGCGGCACCTCTTCCGGAGTCATCGCGGCGGTCCAGGCCAAGAAGATGGGGAAGTCGGTCATCGTCGTCGGACCCGACCGCCACCTTGGCGGCCTCTCCAGCGGCGGCCTCGGTTTCACCGACACGGGAAACAAGGGAGTCATCGGCGGCCTTTCCCGCGATTTCTACCACCGGGTCTGGAAGGCGTACCAGAAACCCGAAACCTGGCGCTGGCAGAAGCAGTCGGAGTACGGCAACAAGGGACAGGGGACCCCCGCGATCGACGGTGAGAACCGCACCATGTGGATCTTCGAGCCGCACGTCGCCGAGCAGGTCTTCGAGGACTACGTCAAGGAGTTCCAGATCCCCGTCCACCGCGACGAATGGCTCGACCGCGCCGCCGGCGTGAAGAGGGCGGGGAGCCGCATCACCAGCATCACGATGCTCTCCGGCAAGACCTACACCGGAAAGATGTTCATCGACGCCACCTACGAAGGGGATCTCCTGGCCGCTGCCGGCGTCGACTACCACGTCGGCCGCGAAGCCAACTCCGTCTACGGCGAGAAGTGGAACGGCGTCCAGGTCGGCGTGCTCCACCATCGCCACCACTTCGGCGCGGTCAAGACGCCGATCAGCCCGTACGTCGTTCCCGGTGACAAGACTTCGGGCGTCCTCCCGCGGATCAGCACCGCCCCGCCGGGGGAGTACGGCGCAGGGGACAAGCGAGTGCAGGCCTACTGCTACCGCTACTGCGCTACGGACCACGCCGAGAACCGCATCCCGTTCCCGAAGCCGGAAGGCTACGACCCCAAGCAGTATGAGCTCTTGGTCCGGGTGTACGAGGCAGGCTGGCGGGAGACCTTCGAGAAGTTCGACCCGATTCCGAACCACAAGACCGACACGAACAACCACGGTCCGTTCAGCACCGACAACATCGGGATGAACTACGACTACCCCGAGGCGAGCTACGAGCAGCGGCAGAAGATCCTCGACGAGCACTGCCAGTATCAGCAGGGCTGGCTGTACTTCGTGGCGAACGATCCCCGCGTCCCGGTTGAGGTCCGTGAGGCGATGCAGAAGTGGGGCCTGCCGAAGGACGAGTTCCAGGACAACGGGAACTGGCCGCACCAGATCTACGTGCGGGAAGCCCGCCGGATGATCGGCCAGTTCGTGATGACGGAGAACGAGCTGACGAAGAAGAAGCCGACGCCGGACTCGGTCGGGATGGGAAGCTACACGATCGACTCGCACAACGTGCAGCGGTACATCACGCCCGAAGGCTATGTCCAGAACGAGGGGGACATCGGCGTCGGGATCTCGCCGTACGCCATCGCCTACGGGTCGCTCCTCCCGAAACGCGGCCAGTGTGACAACCTCGTCGTCACGGTCTGCGTCAGCAGCTCGCACATCGCCTTCGGCAGCATCCGGATGGAGCCGGTGTTCATGATCCTGGGCCAGAGCGGGGCCACGGCCGCGGCCCTCGCGATCGACGCCAATCAACCCGTGCAGAACGTCGCCTATTCGGTCCTGCAGAAGAAGCTCCTCGAAGACGGCCAGGTGCTCGAATACGCCACCCCCGCGAAGCAGGCCGCCAAGGGGAGCATCGACCTCAAGACCCTCTCCGGCGTCGTTGTCGACGATGAGGACGCCCAGCTCACGGGGGACTGGCAAGTGAGCCGCGCCTCGTCGAAGTACGTCGGCGACGGCTATCGCCACGACGGGGCCGCGAAGGATGGCAAAGCCGCCGCCCGCTTCACCGCCAAGCTGCCGGAGGCGGGCCGCTATGAAGTCCTCCTCGCCTCCCCGCCGAACGCGAACCGCTCCTCCAAGGTCGCCGTGGAGGTCGAGAGCGCGGGCGGAAAGAAGACGGTCCACGTCGATCAGAGGAAGGAACCGGCCGAGGACGCTGCGTTCGTGTCGCTCGGAACCTACGACTTCAAGGCGGACGCCCCTGCGGTGGTGACAATCTCGAACGCCGACTCCGACGGCTACGTGGTGATCGACGCCGTCCAGTGGGTGAAGCGGTGA
- a CDS encoding RNA polymerase sigma factor yields MSSDIAATIRIRIDDLYRSESRRVFASLVRVLNDFDLADDAMHEAFAVAIEVWPRDGVPANPSAWLVSTGRFKAIDSLRRQGRLRELQPEIAARLDDVADENATRAAVEIEDDRLRLIFTCCHPAIDPRLQVPLTLREVCGLTTEEIAHAFLTSKATMAQRIVRGKARIREAEIPYAVPSLRDLPERLDAVLSAIYLVFNEGYAASQGESLTRVDLTAEAIRLGRLLLDLLPDPEVQGLLALMLLHESRREARVSREGEIVLLEDQDRSRWNAGMISEGTTLVEQALRSRRFGAYTLQAAISAIHAEAATPPQTDWNQIVVLYTVLQRIDASPVVELNRAVAVAMRDGPEAGLELIDRILGRGDLSQYPLAHSARGELLRRAGRGPAARTAFERALELARSEPEKRFLAGRIREVSR; encoded by the coding sequence ATGAGCTCCGACATCGCGGCAACGATCCGCATCCGGATCGACGACCTCTACCGCTCCGAGTCGCGCCGCGTCTTCGCTTCGCTCGTTCGCGTGCTGAATGATTTCGATCTCGCGGACGACGCCATGCACGAGGCGTTCGCCGTCGCGATCGAGGTCTGGCCGCGGGACGGAGTTCCGGCCAATCCGAGTGCGTGGCTGGTTTCCACGGGGCGGTTCAAGGCGATCGATTCGCTTCGCAGGCAGGGGCGGTTGCGGGAGCTTCAGCCGGAGATCGCCGCGCGGCTGGATGACGTGGCCGACGAGAACGCGACCCGGGCCGCCGTGGAGATCGAGGACGATCGGCTGCGGCTGATCTTCACCTGCTGCCACCCTGCGATCGATCCCCGACTGCAGGTGCCGCTCACGCTCCGTGAGGTCTGCGGGCTGACGACCGAAGAGATCGCTCACGCCTTCCTGACCTCCAAGGCGACGATGGCCCAGCGGATCGTCCGCGGCAAAGCGCGGATCCGCGAGGCCGAGATCCCCTATGCGGTGCCGTCGCTGCGGGACCTGCCCGAACGGCTCGACGCTGTCCTGTCCGCGATCTATCTCGTCTTCAACGAAGGCTACGCCGCCTCGCAGGGGGAGTCGCTGACGCGGGTCGACCTCACCGCTGAGGCGATTCGGCTTGGCCGTCTGCTGCTCGACCTGCTTCCCGATCCGGAAGTCCAGGGGCTCCTGGCCCTGATGCTGCTTCACGAGTCGCGCCGGGAAGCCCGTGTCTCCCGGGAGGGGGAGATCGTTCTGCTGGAAGACCAGGACCGCTCCCGCTGGAACGCCGGGATGATCTCCGAGGGGACGACCCTCGTCGAACAGGCTCTCCGGTCGCGGCGGTTCGGGGCCTACACCCTCCAGGCCGCCATCTCCGCCATCCACGCCGAGGCGGCCACGCCCCCCCAGACCGACTGGAACCAGATCGTCGTCCTGTACACCGTCCTGCAGCGGATCGATGCGTCGCCCGTCGTCGAACTCAACCGCGCCGTCGCGGTCGCGATGCGGGACGGTCCGGAGGCGGGGCTGGAACTCATCGACCGCATCCTGGGCCGGGGCGACCTTAGCCAGTATCCGCTGGCCCACTCCGCCCGGGGCGAACTGCTCCGGCGGGCGGGCAGGGGACCCGCGGCTCGGACGGCGTTCGAGCGGGCCCTGGAACTGGCCCGCTCCGAGCCGGAAAAGCGGTTTCTGGCAGGCCGAATCCGGGAGGTGAGCCGGTAG
- a CDS encoding YciI family protein has translation MKYVCLGFIDESKFAAIPPEEAQRMMEECFAYDDVLRRGGHFLGGEALDSARNAVTLRAKGGEVEVTDGPFVETKETLGGILFLEARDLNHAIALMSKHPGVKMGPFEIRPADETLHQLIAERTARIAKEG, from the coding sequence ATGAAATACGTCTGCCTCGGATTCATTGACGAGTCGAAGTTTGCCGCCATTCCGCCGGAAGAGGCGCAGCGGATGATGGAGGAGTGCTTTGCCTACGACGACGTCCTGCGGCGGGGGGGCCACTTCCTGGGGGGAGAGGCTCTCGACTCCGCCCGCAACGCGGTCACCCTCCGGGCGAAGGGGGGCGAGGTCGAAGTCACGGACGGGCCGTTCGTGGAGACCAAGGAAACGCTCGGCGGCATCCTGTTTCTGGAAGCCCGCGACCTGAACCACGCCATCGCGCTGATGTCGAAGCATCCCGGGGTCAAGATGGGCCCGTTCGAGATCCGGCCGGCCGATGAAACGCTCCATCAACTGATTGCCGAACGCACGGCCCGGATCGCCAAAGAGGGATAG
- a CDS encoding dihydrofolate reductase family protein, which translates to MSLVRVESFTISLDGFGAGPKQSLTEPLGVGGESLHGWFVGTRTFQRQVMKKDDGETGVNDDIAARGFKNIGAWILGRNMFGPVRGPWPDESWKGWWGDNPPYHCPVFVLTHHPRAPIEMEGGTVFHFVTDGIHEALRRAREAAGSQDVRIGGGASTIQQYLRERLIDEMNLAISPVLLGSGEPLLAGIDLIDLGYECAEHKATPTATHVVIRKKK; encoded by the coding sequence ATGTCTCTAGTCCGCGTCGAGAGTTTCACGATCTCGCTGGACGGCTTCGGAGCCGGGCCGAAACAGAGTCTCACCGAGCCGCTCGGAGTCGGTGGCGAATCGCTCCACGGCTGGTTCGTTGGAACACGGACGTTTCAGCGGCAGGTGATGAAGAAGGACGACGGGGAGACGGGGGTCAACGACGACATTGCCGCCCGCGGGTTCAAAAACATCGGGGCGTGGATCCTGGGCCGGAATATGTTCGGCCCGGTCCGCGGCCCCTGGCCCGACGAGTCCTGGAAGGGATGGTGGGGGGACAACCCGCCGTACCACTGCCCGGTCTTTGTGCTCACGCATCACCCGCGGGCTCCGATCGAAATGGAAGGGGGGACGGTGTTCCATTTCGTGACCGATGGGATTCACGAAGCCCTGCGACGCGCGCGGGAGGCAGCCGGCAGCCAGGACGTCCGGATCGGCGGGGGGGCCTCGACGATCCAGCAGTACCTTCGCGAGCGTTTGATTGACGAGATGAACCTCGCCATTTCGCCGGTTCTTCTCGGTTCGGGAGAACCGCTGCTCGCTGGGATCGACCTGATCGACCTTGGCTATGAGTGTGCCGAGCACAAGGCGACGCCCACCGCGACCCATGTGGTGATTCGAAAGAAGAAGTAG
- a CDS encoding SRPBCC domain-containing protein has product MSSVSNPNATLSNERVFSASPRAIFGAFEDPGCLARWWGPAGFTNTFEQFEFRPGGTWRFVMHAPNGANYPNESVFREIEPDSRIVIEHVVEPRFRLTVTLAARGGETHLAWDQEFESPEMAERMRPLCWTANEQNLDRLQAVLAGMQP; this is encoded by the coding sequence ATGTCTTCCGTTTCGAATCCGAATGCGACCCTGAGCAACGAGCGGGTGTTCTCCGCCAGCCCGCGGGCGATCTTTGGTGCGTTCGAGGATCCCGGCTGCCTGGCGCGGTGGTGGGGGCCGGCCGGGTTTACCAATACGTTCGAGCAGTTTGAGTTTCGGCCTGGCGGGACGTGGCGGTTTGTGATGCACGCTCCGAACGGCGCGAACTATCCTAATGAGAGCGTCTTCCGGGAGATTGAGCCCGATTCCCGGATCGTCATCGAGCACGTCGTCGAGCCGCGGTTCCGGCTGACCGTGACTCTGGCGGCGCGGGGCGGCGAGACGCATCTGGCTTGGGACCAGGAGTTTGAAAGCCCGGAGATGGCGGAGCGGATGCGGCCGCTGTGTTGGACCGCCAACGAGCAGAACCTGGACCGGTTGCAGGCGGTGCTTGCCGGGATGCAGCCGTGA
- a CDS encoding DUF2293 domain-containing protein: protein MSESIFAPGPQPDTVRATDGRIVAVPKGWVLLPPGDAALTRRVKAAGEHWIVQEKKGRRVFSRGLWAPAATIEQIQGDLATERATPAFARKKEADARRRERQQDDYVGEFHGAVVAFLAFHRRYAELADRLARAVTTHATPVGSGTVARTQRIPVERRAEAAVIAWMRHQTTGYDNMVIPRVKGKRREVRRLLAQRSKELLQRYRRGEAIENDCPLARALESRDKETASS, encoded by the coding sequence ATGAGTGAGTCGATTTTCGCGCCTGGCCCCCAGCCCGACACCGTTCGCGCGACCGATGGGCGAATTGTCGCGGTTCCCAAGGGGTGGGTTCTCCTCCCGCCGGGAGACGCCGCGCTGACCCGCCGCGTCAAAGCGGCCGGCGAGCACTGGATCGTTCAGGAAAAGAAAGGCCGCCGGGTCTTCTCCCGTGGCCTCTGGGCGCCGGCCGCCACGATTGAACAGATCCAGGGGGACCTCGCGACGGAACGCGCGACCCCCGCCTTCGCCAGGAAGAAGGAAGCGGACGCCCGCCGCCGGGAGCGCCAGCAGGATGACTACGTCGGTGAGTTCCACGGCGCGGTCGTGGCCTTTCTGGCGTTCCATCGCCGGTATGCCGAACTTGCCGATCGTCTGGCCCGGGCAGTGACCACCCATGCCACGCCGGTCGGTTCGGGAACCGTCGCCCGCACGCAGCGGATCCCGGTCGAGCGGCGGGCCGAAGCGGCCGTCATCGCCTGGATGCGGCACCAGACGACCGGCTACGACAACATGGTAATCCCCCGGGTGAAGGGGAAACGCCGCGAAGTCCGCCGCCTGCTGGCCCAGCGATCGAAGGAACTGCTCCAGCGCTATCGCCGCGGCGAAGCGATCGAGAACGACTGTCCCCTTGCGAGGGCGCTCGAGTCGCGGGACAAAGAGACCGCATCGTCGTGA
- a CDS encoding glycerophosphodiester phosphodiesterase has protein sequence MPVLARLLALSLCLAGIASAGQPLVVAHRGLLQHAPENTLSNFRACLELRLGFEFDVERTKDGHLVCLHDDTVNRTTNGTGKIAELTLEELRRLDAGSWFDPRFAGETVPTIEEVLALVAEYSRHEVLVAVDLKAAGVEEEVARLAEKHKVLPRLIFIGKTISDPRVRQGIRRVSPAAHTAALANTPEEFPAALTDESADWVYLRFLPSPKQMKAVEAAKKRAFIAGVTVAGQLPDNWQQAAEAGVDGILTDYPLELRALLRKRGP, from the coding sequence ATGCCCGTCCTCGCCCGCCTGCTGGCCTTGAGCCTGTGCCTCGCCGGGATCGCCTCCGCGGGGCAACCCCTCGTCGTCGCCCATCGCGGCCTCCTCCAGCACGCCCCGGAGAACACGCTCTCCAACTTCCGGGCCTGTCTCGAACTGAGGCTGGGATTCGAGTTCGATGTCGAGCGGACGAAGGACGGTCACCTCGTCTGCCTTCACGACGACACCGTGAACCGCACGACGAACGGCACCGGGAAGATCGCCGAGCTGACGCTGGAGGAACTCCGCCGTCTCGACGCCGGGAGCTGGTTCGATCCCCGCTTTGCCGGCGAGACAGTCCCGACCATCGAGGAAGTCCTGGCCCTCGTCGCCGAGTACAGCCGGCACGAAGTCCTCGTCGCGGTCGACCTCAAGGCGGCCGGTGTGGAAGAGGAAGTCGCGAGGCTGGCTGAGAAGCACAAAGTGCTTCCCCGGCTGATCTTCATCGGGAAGACGATCTCCGACCCGCGAGTCCGGCAGGGGATCCGACGGGTCTCGCCGGCCGCTCACACGGCCGCCCTGGCCAATACGCCCGAGGAGTTTCCGGCGGCGCTCACTGACGAAAGCGCCGACTGGGTCTACCTCCGGTTCCTTCCCTCCCCGAAACAGATGAAAGCGGTCGAGGCGGCGAAGAAGCGGGCCTTCATCGCCGGCGTCACGGTTGCCGGTCAACTTCCGGACAACTGGCAGCAGGCCGCGGAAGCGGGAGTCGACGGCATCCTGACCGACTATCCGCTGGAACTGCGAGCGCTGCTGCGGAAGCGGGGCCCGTGA